In a genomic window of Lacrimispora sp. BS-2:
- a CDS encoding DUF4406 domain-containing protein, which translates to MKKIFICSPFRGDLKGNSEKAARYCRKAYEEGCLPIAPHLMFPQFLNEGSLKERTDGISMGMKLMQECDEVWVYGKTTEGMAQEVKFAVEHGIPVWFKETQEGGMPDEAGNGCNKDNR; encoded by the coding sequence ATGAAAAAGATTTTTATATGCAGCCCCTTTCGTGGAGATTTAAAAGGGAACAGTGAAAAAGCTGCAAGGTACTGTAGAAAGGCATATGAGGAAGGTTGTCTCCCGATTGCCCCGCATCTTATGTTTCCTCAATTTCTGAATGAGGGTAGTCTCAAAGAGCGAACGGATGGGATTTCCATGGGAATGAAACTGATGCAGGAGTGTGATGAAGTCTGGGTATATGGAAAGACAACGGAGGGCATGGCGCAGGAAGTGAAGTTTGCCGTAGAGCATGGGATCCCGGTCTGGTTCAAAGAGACACAGGAAGGAGGAATGCCGGATGAAGCTGGTAATGGTTGTAACAAAGATAACAGGTAA